A DNA window from Flammeovirga agarivorans contains the following coding sequences:
- the radA gene encoding DNA repair protein RadA, whose amino-acid sequence MAKKVKTAYFCQNCGHESPKWQGKCPTCNEWNTFVEEVLQDEAPKKGDWRMSKSENKGGYVNAKAETSKPIKINEVTFEKEPRIVTLDEELNRVLGGGIVQGSVVMIGGEPGIGKSTLMLQIALSLKDKQVLYVSGEESGQQIRQRAERIPYSSEETYVLTETDTSKIFAHIEKMTPDVLVIDSIQTLVSPFLEQAAGSVSQVKECAAELIKFAKDTGTPVLMIGHITKEGSLAGPKVLEHMVDTVLQFEGDRHMSYRILRTAKNRFGSTSELGIYEMVTTGLRQVSNPSEILLSQRDDGLSGVAIGTVMEGNRPLLVEIQSLVSPSVYGNPQRSSTGFDAKRLNMLLAVLEKRSGYKLNFSDVFLNVTGGLRVEDPAIDLAVAVSLVSSFEDIAIESTTCFAAEVGLGGEIRAVSRIENRISEAEKLGFKEMFISKYNTKGLDLSKIKMKVIPVGTIAELAEKLFT is encoded by the coding sequence ATGGCTAAAAAGGTAAAGACAGCTTATTTTTGTCAAAATTGTGGGCATGAATCCCCGAAATGGCAGGGCAAGTGTCCTACATGTAACGAGTGGAATACATTCGTAGAAGAAGTTCTTCAAGATGAAGCACCTAAAAAAGGTGATTGGAGAATGAGTAAATCTGAGAATAAAGGTGGGTATGTGAATGCAAAAGCGGAAACATCAAAACCAATTAAAATAAATGAGGTAACATTCGAAAAAGAACCTAGAATTGTGACTCTCGACGAAGAGTTAAATAGAGTTCTTGGAGGTGGAATTGTACAAGGTTCAGTCGTAATGATTGGTGGAGAACCTGGTATTGGTAAATCTACATTAATGCTTCAGATTGCCTTATCTCTGAAAGATAAGCAGGTACTTTATGTATCTGGAGAGGAGAGCGGACAACAAATCAGACAAAGAGCGGAAAGAATTCCGTACTCATCTGAAGAAACTTATGTTTTGACAGAAACTGATACCTCAAAAATCTTTGCTCATATTGAAAAGATGACTCCCGATGTTTTGGTGATCGATTCTATTCAAACGTTGGTATCTCCGTTTTTAGAGCAAGCGGCTGGAAGTGTATCACAAGTGAAAGAATGTGCAGCAGAATTAATCAAATTCGCAAAAGATACAGGTACGCCGGTACTAATGATTGGACATATAACCAAGGAAGGAAGTTTAGCAGGGCCAAAAGTTTTAGAACATATGGTAGATACTGTACTTCAATTTGAAGGTGACCGTCATATGAGTTATCGAATATTACGTACTGCAAAAAATAGATTTGGATCCACTTCAGAGCTTGGGATATATGAAATGGTCACTACAGGGTTGCGTCAAGTAAGTAATCCTTCTGAAATTTTACTTTCACAACGTGATGATGGATTAAGTGGCGTCGCTATTGGTACAGTAATGGAAGGGAATAGACCGTTATTAGTAGAGATACAATCTTTAGTATCTCCTTCTGTATATGGTAACCCTCAAAGGTCATCTACAGGTTTTGATGCAAAAAGGTTAAATATGCTCCTTGCTGTATTAGAAAAAAGATCAGGATATAAATTAAACTTTTCTGATGTATTTTTAAATGTTACGGGAGGACTTAGGGTAGAAGATCCCGCTATTGATTTAGCAGTAGCTGTTTCTTTGGTATCTTCATTTGAAGATATTGCTATTGAATCAACTACTTGTTTTGCAGCAGAAGTAGGACTTGGAGGAGAAATAAGAGCCGTATCTAGAATTGAAAATAGGATTTCTGAAGCAGAAAAATTAGGCTTCAAAGAAATGTTTATTTCAAAATACAATACTAAAGGGTTAGATCTTTCAAAAATTAAGATGAAAGTAATACCTGTTGGAACAATAGCGGAGCTTGCTGAAAAATTATTCACATAG
- a CDS encoding GNAT family N-acetyltransferase has product MITIEEAKLPSIEQITSLYKLNGWSAADKPEHLFKALQNSHTLVTAWEDEQLIGLGNAISDSYLVVYFPHLLVHPSFQGKGVGKLLMEKLMSKYEGFHMQMLTSDAEAVEFYQKMGFRKAGDTVPMWIYDGLEH; this is encoded by the coding sequence ATGATCACAATAGAGGAAGCTAAATTACCGTCAATTGAACAGATAACTTCATTATATAAATTAAATGGATGGAGTGCTGCCGATAAACCTGAGCATTTATTTAAGGCGCTACAAAACTCACACACTTTGGTTACAGCTTGGGAAGATGAACAATTAATTGGCTTAGGAAATGCAATATCTGATAGTTACTTGGTTGTTTACTTTCCACACCTTCTTGTTCATCCAAGTTTTCAAGGTAAAGGAGTGGGGAAGTTATTAATGGAAAAACTCATGAGTAAATATGAAGGTTTCCATATGCAAATGTTGACATCAGATGCAGAAGCAGTAGAATTTTATCAGAAAATGGGCTTTAGAAAAGCTGGCGATACTGTTCCAATGTGGATTTATGACGGATTAGAGCATTAA
- a CDS encoding MBL fold metallo-hydrolase — MNEIKPIDLNFLGNEEAIASYVIQTSEGPALIETGPYSTFPVLEKALNKIDIKVTDIKHVFITHIHLDHAGAAWKFAEHGANIYLHPFGVRHMANPAKLMASAKMIYKDDMDRLWGEMNEIPEKQLISPEHGEKIVIGNTDFTAWYTPGHANHHIAWQVGDGLFTGDVAGVKIGNGPVVAPCPPPDINLEKWQTSIDLIREISPSKLYLTHFGVVTDVSNHLIALEEDLYKVAEIVNEYRKLNYSQQKMEELFTNFVKNELIVLGLDQIALNQYEAANPPFMSVAGLLRYWDKKN, encoded by the coding sequence ATGAATGAAATTAAACCAATCGATTTAAATTTTCTTGGTAACGAAGAAGCCATTGCCTCTTACGTTATTCAAACCTCAGAAGGACCAGCATTAATTGAAACCGGTCCATATAGTACATTTCCTGTACTTGAAAAGGCCTTAAATAAAATTGATATTAAGGTAACTGACATCAAACATGTATTTATAACTCATATCCATTTGGATCATGCTGGAGCTGCATGGAAGTTTGCCGAACATGGAGCTAATATATATTTACACCCCTTTGGAGTACGTCATATGGCAAATCCTGCGAAACTTATGGCTTCTGCAAAAATGATTTATAAAGACGATATGGATCGATTATGGGGAGAAATGAATGAAATTCCCGAAAAACAATTGATTTCTCCCGAACATGGAGAGAAAATTGTAATAGGAAATACAGATTTTACTGCATGGTACACTCCAGGACATGCCAATCATCATATTGCTTGGCAAGTAGGAGACGGTTTATTTACAGGAGATGTTGCAGGAGTGAAAATTGGTAATGGCCCAGTGGTGGCTCCATGCCCTCCTCCAGACATCAATTTAGAGAAGTGGCAAACGTCAATAGATTTAATTCGAGAAATTTCTCCGAGTAAATTATACTTAACTCATTTCGGTGTCGTTACTGATGTAAGTAATCATCTTATTGCGCTTGAAGAAGACTTGTACAAAGTTGCTGAAATTGTTAATGAATACCGAAAATTGAATTATTCTCAACAAAAAATGGAAGAACTTTTTACAAATTTTGTAAAAAATGAATTAATTGTACTAGGTTTGGATCAGATTGCGTTAAACCAATATGAAGCTGCAAACCCACCCTTCATGAGTGTGGCGGGGTTATTGCGATATTGGGATAAGAAAAACTAG
- a CDS encoding MBOAT family O-acyltransferase translates to MLELVTYHENSPLLFTQVIFWVLFGTIIIVYQFIYKNITARNFLLLLASLYFYYMSSGFYFVLLLFSTVVDYYIGSAIFHSNNKANRKRLVFLSAFINLSLLAYFKYTFFFAEGINTLFHIELEPENYLAAMINGIFGTAMDTSNIFLPIGISFYTFQTISYSVDIYRGDIKPVDNIWDFALFVSFFPQLVAGPIVRASEFIPQIHNNYRVTESEFGHALFLIAGGLTKKILISDYISINFVDRIFESPWSYSGFENLMAAYGYAIQIYCDFSGYTDIAIGVAVLLGFKLPLNFNSPYKATDITDFWRRWHISLSSFLRDYLYIPLGGNRKGKVRTYINLIITMLLGGLWHGAHFRFIIWGMLHGCGLALHKLWLEIVGKRFTNNKIFNVISTIFTFHFVCYAWIYFRAEDMQHAESMINQIFTNLDLSLAWEVISAYKLVFLVMAFGYFIHWIPQKWKDTLAIEFITMPDFAKAAFLFFIGFILFQSRSADIQPFIYFQF, encoded by the coding sequence ATGTTAGAATTAGTTACATATCATGAAAATAGTCCACTATTATTTACCCAAGTAATCTTTTGGGTGCTTTTTGGTACTATTATCATCGTTTATCAATTCATATATAAAAATATCACTGCAAGAAACTTCTTATTGTTGCTAGCAAGTTTGTATTTCTATTATATGTCTAGTGGATTCTACTTCGTACTTCTTTTATTTTCCACCGTTGTAGATTATTACATAGGGAGTGCCATTTTCCATTCCAATAATAAAGCAAACAGGAAAAGACTTGTATTTCTAAGTGCCTTCATTAACCTTAGTCTCCTTGCCTATTTTAAGTATACTTTCTTCTTCGCGGAAGGAATTAATACGCTTTTCCATATTGAGTTGGAACCAGAAAACTATTTAGCAGCCATGATCAATGGAATATTTGGTACTGCTATGGACACCTCCAATATTTTTCTACCTATTGGTATCTCTTTTTATACTTTCCAAACTATTAGCTACTCTGTAGATATCTATAGAGGTGACATTAAACCTGTAGATAATATCTGGGACTTTGCACTATTTGTTAGTTTCTTCCCACAATTAGTAGCAGGTCCAATTGTGAGAGCATCGGAATTTATTCCTCAGATACACAACAATTATAGAGTTACTGAAAGTGAGTTTGGACATGCATTGTTCTTAATTGCAGGAGGATTAACAAAGAAAATCTTAATCTCTGATTATATCTCCATCAATTTTGTCGATAGAATTTTCGAATCCCCTTGGTCTTATTCTGGATTTGAAAACCTTATGGCTGCCTATGGTTATGCTATTCAGATCTATTGTGATTTCTCTGGGTATACGGATATCGCTATTGGTGTTGCCGTTTTATTAGGATTTAAGCTACCTCTAAACTTCAACTCCCCATACAAAGCCACTGATATTACAGACTTTTGGAGAAGATGGCACATTTCTCTTTCTTCCTTCCTTCGAGATTATCTTTATATCCCTTTAGGTGGTAATAGAAAAGGGAAAGTAAGAACCTACATCAACCTCATAATAACTATGCTGTTAGGTGGTTTATGGCATGGAGCACATTTCCGTTTTATCATTTGGGGTATGCTTCATGGTTGTGGATTGGCTCTGCATAAACTATGGCTAGAAATTGTTGGCAAGAGGTTTACTAACAACAAGATTTTCAATGTTATAAGCACAATTTTCACTTTCCATTTTGTTTGTTATGCATGGATTTACTTTAGAGCAGAAGACATGCAACATGCCGAAAGTATGATAAATCAGATATTCACGAACTTGGATTTATCTCTTGCTTGGGAAGTGATTTCAGCCTATAAATTGGTTTTCTTAGTCATGGCGTTTGGGTATTTCATCCATTGGATACCACAAAAGTGGAAGGATACATTGGCGATTGAATTTATCACAATGCCTGATTTTGCAAAAGCTGCATTTCTATTCTTTATTGGATTTATATTATTTCAAAGTAGATCAGCAGATATACAACCTTTTATTTATTTCCAATTCTAG
- a CDS encoding sodium:calcium antiporter, translated as MEIFLGLLIIFIACIVIWKACDGFEDASGYLGRNMKGGVKGATIDAIGSSMPELFTTFFFLVIAGDATGFASGIGTTSGSAVFNIMIIPAAVIISVIVLNRKVKYITVNPKVILRDGIALMLAILCLIIFVSEKELTWKHGAFLMSLYVVYVLSLVFIKIDNEGDEHEEYEYEEGEGGRLSALLKLDLSHAIMGNNAMNSSRAWVLLILSTSIVGGACHFLVTGCELLGQGMGWDMYIVALIFAAAATSVPDTIISVKSANNGAYNDAISNALGSNIFDICFALGMPLTVYTLMTGESIKMSGEASEMDFIGQFRIILLFLTFAAMMIFYIGAKRKKLGAKSGYLLILMYVVFIGYTLAYTYNASWMQPFQEVFIDINNFLISLNPFHKA; from the coding sequence ATGGAAATTTTTTTAGGTCTACTCATCATTTTTATTGCGTGTATTGTCATTTGGAAAGCTTGTGATGGTTTCGAAGATGCGTCCGGGTATTTAGGCAGAAACATGAAAGGAGGAGTTAAAGGGGCAACAATAGATGCAATTGGTAGTTCTATGCCTGAGTTGTTTACAACATTTTTCTTCTTGGTGATTGCAGGAGATGCTACAGGTTTTGCTAGTGGTATTGGTACTACATCTGGTAGTGCTGTATTTAATATCATGATTATTCCTGCTGCTGTAATAATTAGTGTTATCGTCCTGAATAGAAAGGTGAAATATATTACTGTTAACCCTAAAGTTATTCTTAGAGATGGTATAGCTCTAATGTTGGCAATTCTTTGTTTGATTATTTTCGTATCTGAAAAGGAATTAACATGGAAACATGGTGCATTTCTTATGTCTTTATATGTTGTTTATGTTCTTTCATTAGTATTTATTAAAATTGATAATGAAGGGGATGAACATGAAGAATATGAATACGAAGAAGGTGAAGGTGGTCGATTAAGCGCACTTTTGAAATTGGATCTATCACATGCAATTATGGGTAACAATGCCATGAACTCATCTAGAGCTTGGGTATTACTTATTCTTTCAACATCTATAGTAGGTGGTGCATGTCATTTTCTAGTAACAGGGTGTGAGTTGTTAGGTCAAGGTATGGGTTGGGATATGTACATTGTTGCATTAATTTTTGCTGCAGCAGCTACATCAGTGCCTGATACTATTATCTCTGTAAAGAGTGCGAATAATGGTGCTTATAACGATGCCATTTCAAATGCATTAGGAAGTAATATTTTTGATATTTGTTTCGCCTTAGGTATGCCATTAACGGTGTACACATTAATGACAGGGGAATCTATTAAAATGTCAGGAGAGGCTTCTGAAATGGATTTTATTGGTCAGTTTAGAATCATCTTATTGTTCTTAACATTTGCAGCCATGATGATCTTCTATATTGGAGCAAAGAGAAAGAAATTAGGAGCTAAAAGTGGATACCTACTGATACTGATGTATGTAGTATTTATCGGATATACTTTAGCTTACACATACAATGCATCATGGATGCAACCTTTCCAAGAGGTGTTTATTGATATCAATAACTTCTTAATAAGCTTGAATCCATTCCATAAAGCATAA